The following are from one region of the Siniperca chuatsi isolate FFG_IHB_CAS linkage group LG21, ASM2008510v1, whole genome shotgun sequence genome:
- the LOC122869527 gene encoding H-2 class II histocompatibility antigen, A-Q alpha chain-like, with protein MHKVNILCHTYGCFDSSDTQLSVTLDGDEVYYADFKKELLIWDSKLPTRFHVPWAYKYAVYYRSICKGSLQKWKQDKSATTKTKEAPETIIYPRDEVIKEEENTLICFINHFFPPSINIKWTKNDIEVAVEEPFNKCLPNADGTFNVFSNLNFVPKEGDIYSCTVEHEALEKPQTKFWEVDTNEISIGPPVFCGLGLSLGLLGVAAGTFFFVKGNQYPSILEA; from the exons ATGCACAAA GTTAATATACTTTGTCACACCTATGGATGCTTTGACTCAAGTGATACTCAACTCAGTGTGACACTGGATGGTGACGAAGTCTACTATGCAGACTTTAAAAAAGAGCTTCTCATTTGGGATAGCAAACTGCCTACACGTTTCCATGTTCCCTGGGCTTACAAATATGCAGTATATTACAGATCTATATGCAAAGGTAGTTTACAGAAATGGAAACAAGACAAGTCAGCTACAACAAAGACTAAAG AGGCACCAGAAACCATCATCTACCCCAGAGATGAAGTgataaaagaggaagagaataCTCTCATCTGCTTCATCAACcatttctttcctccctccatcaACATAAAGTGGACCAAGAATGATATAGAAGTAGCAGTGGAAGAGCCTTTCAACAAATGCTTACCCAATGCTGATGGGACATTTAATGTTTTCTCCAACCTGAACTTTGTCCCAAAGGAAGGAGACATCTACAGCTGCACTGTGGAACATGAGGCACTGGAGAAGCCTCAGACCAAGTTTTGGG AGGTTGACACAAATGAGATCAGTATTGGTCCACCTGTCTTTTGTGGACTTGGCCTGAGTCTTGGACTTCTTGGAGTTGCTGCAGGAACCTTCTTTTTTGTGAAAGGAAACCAATATCCGAGCATCCTGGAGGCCTAG